One window of the Arvicanthis niloticus isolate mArvNil1 chromosome 23, mArvNil1.pat.X, whole genome shotgun sequence genome contains the following:
- the Slc25a47 gene encoding solute carrier family 25 member 47 isoform X2: protein MDFVAGAIGGVCGVAVGYPLDTVKVRVQTDAKYTSIWHCIRDTYRQERVWGFYRGLSLPVCTVSLVSSVSFGTYHHCLAHICHFRYGSKDAKPTKADITLSGCASGLVRVFLTSPTEVAKVRLQTQAQAQTQQRRPSASWTSVAPTLCPAPAACLEPRPKYSGPLQCLVTVAREEGLRGLYKGSSALLLREGHSFATYFLSYAMLCEWLTPAGQSQPDVLGVLVAGGCAGVLAWAVATPMDVIKSRLQADGQGQQRYRGLLHCVVTSVREEGPRVLFKGLALNCCRAFPVNMVVFVAYEAVLRLTQSLLT from the exons ATGGATTTTGTTGCTGGGGCCATTGGAG GAGTCTGCGGTGTTGCTGTGGGCTACCCCCTGGATACCGTGAAG GTCAGAGTCCAGACTGACGCCAAGTATACCAGCATCTGGCACTGCATCCGGGACACATATCGTCAAGAGCGG GTGTGGGGCTTCTACAGGGGCCTCTCACTGCCCGTGTGCACGGTGTCCCTGGTGTCGTCTGTATCTTTTGGTAcctaccaccactgcctggctcatatTTGCCACTTCCGGTACGGCAGCAAGGACGCCAAGCCCACCAAGGCTGATATCACACTCTCAGGATGCGCCTCTGGTCTTGTCCGG gtgttcctgacGTCACCCACTGAGGTGGCCAAAGTCCGCCTGCAGACACAGGCCCAAGCTCAGACACAGCAGCGGCGGCCGTCGGCCTCCTGGACATCCGTGGCTCCCACTTTGTGTCCTGCACCCGCTGCTTGCCTGGAGCCCAGGCCTAAGTACAGTGGGCCGCTGCAGTGTTTAGTCACCGTGGCCCGAGAGGAGGGCCTGCGGGGACTCTACAAGGgcagctctgctctgctccttCGTGAAGGTCACTCCTTTGCCACCTACTTTCTCTCCTATGCTATGCTCTGCGAGTGGCTCACCCCTGCTGGCCAGAGCCAGCCAG ATGTCTTAGGCGTGCTGGTGGCTGGAGGCTGCGCTGGGGTCCTGGCCTGGGCTGTGGCTACCCCCATGGATGTGATCAAGTCACGCCTGCAGGCGGATGGCCAGGGCCAGCAACGCTACCGGGGCCTCCTGCACTGTGTGGTGACCAGCGTGCGGGAGGAGGGTCCCAGGGTGCTCTTCAAGGGACTGGCCCTCAACTGCTGCCGTGCCTTTCCTGTCAACATGGTGGTCTTTGTGGCATATGAGGCTGTGTTGAGGCTCACTCAGAGCCTGCTCACATAG
- the Slc25a47 gene encoding solute carrier family 25 member 47 isoform X1 gives MLRYLRAAGFVGAGQCGRQQDQSSSQFFTLSMDFVAGAIGGVCGVAVGYPLDTVKVRVQTDAKYTSIWHCIRDTYRQERVWGFYRGLSLPVCTVSLVSSVSFGTYHHCLAHICHFRYGSKDAKPTKADITLSGCASGLVRVFLTSPTEVAKVRLQTQAQAQTQQRRPSASWTSVAPTLCPAPAACLEPRPKYSGPLQCLVTVAREEGLRGLYKGSSALLLREGHSFATYFLSYAMLCEWLTPAGQSQPDVLGVLVAGGCAGVLAWAVATPMDVIKSRLQADGQGQQRYRGLLHCVVTSVREEGPRVLFKGLALNCCRAFPVNMVVFVAYEAVLRLTQSLLT, from the exons ATGCTCAG GTATTTAAGAGCTGCAGGATTTGTAGGAGCTGGCCAGTGTGGCAGACAGCAAGACCAGAGCTCTTCTCAATTTTTCACCCTGTCCATGGATTTTGTTGCTGGGGCCATTGGAG GAGTCTGCGGTGTTGCTGTGGGCTACCCCCTGGATACCGTGAAG GTCAGAGTCCAGACTGACGCCAAGTATACCAGCATCTGGCACTGCATCCGGGACACATATCGTCAAGAGCGG GTGTGGGGCTTCTACAGGGGCCTCTCACTGCCCGTGTGCACGGTGTCCCTGGTGTCGTCTGTATCTTTTGGTAcctaccaccactgcctggctcatatTTGCCACTTCCGGTACGGCAGCAAGGACGCCAAGCCCACCAAGGCTGATATCACACTCTCAGGATGCGCCTCTGGTCTTGTCCGG gtgttcctgacGTCACCCACTGAGGTGGCCAAAGTCCGCCTGCAGACACAGGCCCAAGCTCAGACACAGCAGCGGCGGCCGTCGGCCTCCTGGACATCCGTGGCTCCCACTTTGTGTCCTGCACCCGCTGCTTGCCTGGAGCCCAGGCCTAAGTACAGTGGGCCGCTGCAGTGTTTAGTCACCGTGGCCCGAGAGGAGGGCCTGCGGGGACTCTACAAGGgcagctctgctctgctccttCGTGAAGGTCACTCCTTTGCCACCTACTTTCTCTCCTATGCTATGCTCTGCGAGTGGCTCACCCCTGCTGGCCAGAGCCAGCCAG ATGTCTTAGGCGTGCTGGTGGCTGGAGGCTGCGCTGGGGTCCTGGCCTGGGCTGTGGCTACCCCCATGGATGTGATCAAGTCACGCCTGCAGGCGGATGGCCAGGGCCAGCAACGCTACCGGGGCCTCCTGCACTGTGTGGTGACCAGCGTGCGGGAGGAGGGTCCCAGGGTGCTCTTCAAGGGACTGGCCCTCAACTGCTGCCGTGCCTTTCCTGTCAACATGGTGGTCTTTGTGGCATATGAGGCTGTGTTGAGGCTCACTCAGAGCCTGCTCACATAG
- the Slc25a29 gene encoding mitochondrial basic amino acids transporter: MALDFLAGCAGGVAGVIVGHPFDTVKVRLQVQSTEKPQYRGTLHCFQSIVKQESVLGLYKGLGSPLMGLTFINALVFGVQGNTLRALGQDSPLNQFLAGAAAGAIQCIICCPMELAKTRLQLQAVGPARTYKGPLDCLVQIYRHEGLRGINRGMVSTLLRETPSFGVYFLTYDVLTRAMGCEPGDRLLVPKLLLAGGTSGITSWLSTYPMDVVKSRLQADGLQGSPRYRGIVDCMRQSYQAEGWRVFTRGLASTLLRAFPVNAATFATVTVVLKYTRGEEAPVESEAAPGTSTTPAGPALAQPSSL; encoded by the exons ATGGCGCTCGACTTCCTGGCTGGATGCGCCGGAG GTGTGGCAGGTGTGATCGTGGGACACCCTTTTGACACAGTCAAG GTGCGGCTGCAAGTCCAGAGCACGGAGAAGCCTCAGTACCGAGGGACACTGCACTGCTTCCAGTCCATCGTCAAGCAGGAAAGT GTGCTGGGCCTGTATAAAGGCCTGGGCTCACCACTAATGGGACTCACCTTCATCAATGCACTGGTGTTTGGGGTGCAAGGTAACACTCTCCGGGCCCTAGGCCAAGACTCACCACTCAATCAGTTCCTGGCCGGTGCAGCAGCAGGCGCCATTCAGTGCATCATCTGTTGCCCCATGGAGCTGGCCAAGACGAGGCTGCAGCTTCAGGCCGTGGGCCCCGCCCGTACCTACAAGGGCCCCCTGGACTGCCTGGTACAGATTTACCGGCATGAGGGCCTGCGAGGCATCAACCGAGGCATGGTCTCCACACTCCTGCGTGAGACACCCAGCTTCGGCGTCTACTTCCTCACCTACGACGTACTGACACGCGCCATGGGCTGCGAGCCTGGTGACCGCCTGCTGGTGCCCAAGCTGCTGCTGGCGGGCGGCACATCAGGCATTACATCCTGGCTCTCCACCTATCCCATGGACGTGGTTAAGTCACGGCTGCAAGCCGACGGGCTGCAAGGAAGCCCTCGCTACCGCGGCATCGTGGACTGCATGCGGCAGAGCTACCAGGCTGAGGGCTGGCGAGTCTTCACGCGAGGGCTGGCCTCCACGCTGTTACGTGCCTTCCCGGTTAATGCTGCCACCTTTGCCACGGTCACTGTGGTGCTTAAGTATACCCGGGGAGAAGAGGCTCCGGTAGAGAGTGAGGCAGCTCCAGGCACTTCTACCACTCCTGCTGGGCCTGCTCTGGCCCAGCCTTCCAGTCTGTGA